In Halopseudomonas nanhaiensis, a single window of DNA contains:
- the dacB gene encoding D-alanyl-D-alanine carboxypeptidase/D-alanyl-D-alanine endopeptidase: MIGSLKFSLRYLIPAIALLAAPVATVAADSGTLPAQVRSALANAKIPASAFSLAVIPLEGQGMAQYVNADQAVNPASTMKLVTTYAALELLGPTYQWRSEFYGTGPIRDGKLNGDLVFRGDADPKLTMERIWLMLRDLRAAGVREVTGDLVLQPGDLRMPVDLPAFRDDGNDPSRPFLVEPDPLLTNLKLFNLKTYGEAGGIRVHLDPALPELQIINQVKLLPPVKSCPWPNVTYGLTDNGNHAQMRLTGAIHQGCSAERYLSALNAQTYTASLIRTLWYEMGGSIAGATRVDKAPAGARLLARSTSPDLVTVVREINKFSNNTMARQLFLTIGREQRSPVDADDHKAATRIINQWLADKGIAPDALVMENGSGLSRSERLTAREMAQLLEAAWKSPYASEFIASMPLAAMDGTMRKRLRNTPVAGRAHIKTGSLSSVRAIAGITQDANGQSWAVTAIVNHPAAGGSRHAMDLVLQDVFRRVPTDIATKQ; the protein is encoded by the coding sequence ATGATCGGCTCGTTGAAGTTTTCTTTGCGTTACCTGATTCCCGCAATCGCCCTGCTTGCTGCGCCGGTAGCGACCGTTGCGGCCGACTCGGGCACCCTTCCCGCTCAGGTCCGCTCGGCGCTGGCCAACGCGAAGATCCCTGCCTCGGCGTTCTCGCTCGCGGTGATTCCTCTGGAAGGTCAGGGCATGGCGCAATACGTCAATGCCGATCAGGCGGTAAATCCTGCCTCGACGATGAAACTGGTAACCACCTACGCGGCACTTGAGCTCCTGGGTCCTACGTACCAGTGGCGCAGTGAGTTTTACGGCACCGGCCCGATACGCGATGGAAAACTGAACGGTGATCTGGTGTTCCGAGGAGATGCCGATCCGAAACTGACCATGGAACGCATCTGGTTAATGCTGCGCGATCTGCGGGCCGCCGGCGTTCGTGAGGTGACCGGCGATCTGGTGCTGCAACCGGGCGATTTGCGCATGCCGGTGGACCTGCCCGCCTTCCGCGATGACGGCAACGATCCCAGCCGTCCGTTTCTGGTGGAACCGGACCCGTTGCTGACCAACCTCAAACTGTTCAATCTCAAGACATATGGCGAGGCAGGCGGCATCCGAGTTCACCTCGACCCAGCGTTGCCCGAGTTGCAGATCATCAACCAGGTCAAGCTGCTGCCCCCGGTGAAGTCTTGCCCCTGGCCCAATGTCACCTATGGCCTGACCGATAACGGCAATCACGCTCAGATGCGCCTGACCGGTGCCATTCACCAGGGCTGTTCCGCCGAACGCTATCTCTCCGCCCTGAACGCTCAGACCTATACGGCCAGTCTTATTCGCACTCTGTGGTACGAGATGGGCGGCAGCATCGCCGGCGCCACGCGCGTCGACAAGGCTCCGGCTGGGGCCAGATTGCTTGCCCGGAGCACCTCTCCTGACCTGGTAACCGTGGTGCGGGAGATCAACAAGTTCAGCAACAACACCATGGCGCGCCAGCTGTTTCTGACCATAGGCCGCGAGCAGCGCAGTCCAGTCGATGCGGACGATCACAAGGCAGCAACACGGATCATCAATCAATGGCTGGCGGACAAGGGCATCGCCCCCGACGCACTGGTGATGGAGAACGGCTCCGGGCTGTCGCGCAGCGAGCGACTAACCGCGCGTGAGATGGCCCAGCTGCTCGAGGCGGCATGGAAAAGCCCCTACGCATCGGAATTCATCGCCTCCATGCCGCTGGCTGCGATGGATGGCACAATGCGCAAACGGTTGCGCAATACCCCGGTGGCCGGACGTGCGCACATCAAGACCGGGTCACTGAGCTCGGTGCGGGCCATCGCCGGCATTACCCAGGACGCCAATGGGCAAAGCTGGGCAGTGACAGCCATCGTCAATCATCCGGCCGCCGGCGGCAGCCGACATGCCATGGACCTGGTTCTTCAGGACGTCTTCCGCCGGGTCCCGACCGATATCGCTACCAAGCAGTAA